The Nitrospirota bacterium genomic sequence ACGTCCAACAGCACAATGTCCGGGCGCAGACGCTCGAATGCGACCAGGGCTTCCTGTCCGCTGGAGGCCTCTTCCACGACCAAGCCCGCCTCCTCCAGGGACACACGGGCCAGGAGCCTCGGCGCAGCGTCCTGAAGCACGAGCAGGGCAAGGGGGCGCGATGTTGAGCCATCCATGCTGGGCCCTCGTCATTGTCCGGACGGCGATGCTGGGACGGGTGCCTTGCCGCCAAATTCCGCTGGAGGGTTATCGGTTTAAGACGCGGGCGACTTTAACCGGCAGGCGGATCGCCGGGTCGGTCGGCCTCGGTTCAAGTTTCACGATCGCCGTGCCGATACGGGGCATGTCTCTAAGTCAGGAACTAGGACATAGGTACCGTCTTCAAGATGGCGCCGGGCCTGATCGCGAGGGCGGGTCTGTGAGTCAGGGGCTTCATGCGCAAGCAGATTCCCATCGAGCAGCTCACGGTCGGCATGTTTCTCTGGGGGCTCGACAAGCCGGAGCTGGAAAACTCCGCCTACCGGTATCGTCTGTCGATTACGGATCAGGAACAGATTCGGATCCTCGATCGCTGCGGCGTCCGACTGGTCGAGATCGAGACGGACCGGGGGGCCGACGTTGTCGACGTGGATGCCTTCGCCCACGCGGGGCGCGAGTCACTGGCCGAGCCGTTGCCGCCGCCCGGCTCGGATGGTCCGAGTCTCGAGCCTGTCCGGACCGTACCGACATCGACCGAGCCCACGTCGTTCGATGAGGAACTGCCGCTGGCCAAGGCGGTCTATCGCGACGCCAAGCACATCGTGCAGCAGGCCATGGGCGACCTGCGCATGGGGCGGGAGATCAATGCGGATGCGGTCGCCCGCGTGGTGGACGGTCTGGCCGACAGCGTGCTGCGCAACCCCGCGGCGCTGACCAGCCTGTCCCGCCTAAAGAGCTTCGACGAGTACACCTTCTTTCACAGTGTCAACACCTCGGTCCTGGCCCTCGGCATGGGCCGGAGCCTGGGGATGGACCGCGCGACCTTGCATCTGCTGGGCATGGGGACCCTTCTGCACGACGTGGGTAAGACCAGGGTGCCGCTGGAGATCCTCAACAAGCCGGGCCGGTACGAGCCGAACGAGTACGAAATCATCAAGGAACATGCGCTCCACGGCGCGGAAATTCTGTCGAGAACACCGGGCCTCCACGAATGCGCCATCAAGCCGGCGCTGGAGCACCATGAACGGGTGGACGGGACCGGCTATCCGCATCAGCGCAAGGGGCATGAGTTGTCGCAGTTCGGGCTGATCGGCAGCATCGTGGACATCTACGATGCCATGACGAGCGACCGGGTGTACCACAAGGCCATGCCGCCTTTCAAAGCGCTGCAATTTCTGTTCGACCTGGGGAAGAAGGGCCACGTGGACCCGGGTTTGGTCGAGCGGTTCATCCGCTGCGTCAGCGTCTACCCGGTGGGGTCCTGCGTGGCGCTCAAGAGCGGGGCGATCGGGATCGTCACCCAGGTCTTTCCGGAGCGGCCTCTGCAGCCGAAGCTGTTGCTGGTGCGCGACCGGCATGCCAGGCCCATCG encodes the following:
- a CDS encoding HD-GYP domain-containing protein, coding for MRKQIPIEQLTVGMFLWGLDKPELENSAYRYRLSITDQEQIRILDRCGVRLVEIETDRGADVVDVDAFAHAGRESLAEPLPPPGSDGPSLEPVRTVPTSTEPTSFDEELPLAKAVYRDAKHIVQQAMGDLRMGREINADAVARVVDGLADSVLRNPAALTSLSRLKSFDEYTFFHSVNTSVLALGMGRSLGMDRATLHLLGMGTLLHDVGKTRVPLEILNKPGRYEPNEYEIIKEHALHGAEILSRTPGLHECAIKPALEHHERVDGTGYPHQRKGHELSQFGLIGSIVDIYDAMTSDRVYHKAMPPFKALQFLFDLGKKGHVDPGLVERFIRCVSVYPVGSCVALKSGAIGIVTQVFPERPLQPKLLLVRDRHARPIEPPEALNLSDQEPGCPHAIGLVLDPAEVGLNPSDYLDRPETALAGC